CACCTTTCGCTTGGATCCATGAGCAAAATTAATACTTTACTTTCGAAATCACCGATTAAGGCAAGAGAATCCACGAGGAGGTCATAATTCTTTATCATTAAGATCTTTAACTCGCATGATGAGACGGCTTCCTTGCCTATTTACGTCGAACGTTGAATTACATCTATTAAATATGATATAGCTGCAAATGGTGGTGGGGCTATGATCAAGGTGATCGATTGGAACAATTTCCCCGATGTCCCTGAGGGTTTCTCCAAGTTGGACCTTGCTGAGGTCAAGAGAGTATATGATTACGAGCTCCCTCCCCTCGTCGTGTACGTCGGAGTCGCCGAAGACAGTGAAGGCCGTGTAATCCCCGTTGTAGCTGTGGTAGAGGAAGGTATAGAGATAGCCAAGCTCTATATCCTCGAGAAAGGCGAGGAGAGCGCAGAGAGGGAGCTTATAGCCTCTCTCGTGTGAGGAACCTTTTTCTTTTTATAAACCCCCTCTCGTGGGGTGGTCCTGTTGATCCGTCGGATTGCTGTTTTAGGAGCCGGTACGATGGGGCATGGTATCGCGCAGGTAGCTGCTATGGCTGGATATGAAGTGGTAATGAGAGACATAAAGGAGGAATTCGTTCAGAGCGGGCTTAACAGGATAAGGGCCAGCTTGGAAAAGTTCGTTAAAAAGGGCAAGATTTCGGAGGAAGAAGTGAACGAGGTGCTATCGAGAATAAGGACGACTCTTGATTTAGAAGAGGCCGTCAGAGATGCAGACTTCGTTATAGAGGCCATTCCAGAGGTTTTCGACATAAAGGCCGATACGTTCAGGACGGTTGATAGGGTAGCGCCTAGCCATGCCGTAATAGCCACGAACACGAGCAGTCTCCCCATAACCGAGCTGGCGTCAGTCACCTCTCGGCCTGATAAGTTCGTTGGAATGCACTTCTTCAATCCTCCCCAGCTGATGAAGCTCGTAGAAGTGGTCAGGGGAGCGAAGACCTCCGATGAGACGATCAACATCACGGTCGATTTGGCGAAATCCATGGGTAAGGTGCCCGTAGTCGTGGCCAAGGACGTCCCGGGCTTCATCGTGAACAGGGTGCTGGTGAGGTGGCTTAACGAGGCCTGCCTGATCATGGAGAGGGAAGGAGTGGATAAGCTCCTCATAGATGCGGCGCTCAAGGGCAAAGCCGGTCTCCCGATGGGTGCCTTCGAGCTGTCCGATTTCATCGGTCTTGACGTGATGAGGGACATAATCGACGCGATGGTCCAGAGAGGCTTCATCCTCACCCCGTGCAAGAGCTGGAAGGAGCTCCCCGAGGGTGGAAAGCTGGGCAGGAAGAGCGGCCAGGGCTTCTACGACTGGTCCTCAGGGAGACCCAACATACCCGCCGACCCCGATGCGCCCTTCGATCCAGTAGAGATCCTAAGCATGGCCATAAACGAGGCAGCGTGGCTGGTCAGGAGCGGAGTAGCCTCAGCAGAGGATGTCGATAAGGCTGTCGTACTGGGACTCAACTTTCCGAAGGGGCCCCTCAAGATGGCTGATGAGATGGGATTGGATAGAGTAAAGGCGGTGATAGAGGCTAAGAAGAAAAGGTACGGCCTCCCGGAGTACGAGGTGGATCCCCTAATCACCGAGAAGGTGGGCAGGGGAGAGCTGGGGGTGAAGTCCGGCAGAGGTTTCTTCGATTACGGACTCAAGGAGAAGGAGTTTGGACCGGTCCTGTATCGGGAAACCCCACCGATAGCTTGGATCATCATTAACAGGCCGGATAAGCTCAATGCGATTAACCTGGATGTCGTGAAGGGAATAATGTCGGCGCTCGACGAAGCTGAGAGCGAGGCCATCAGGGTGGTGGTGATCACCGGTGAGGGAAGGGCATTCAGTGCGGGAGCCGATGTGACCATGTTCAAAGAGCTAAAACCCATTGAAGCCTTTGAACTCTCAAAGAGACTTAATGAGGCCTTTAGAAGGATAAGAGAGTTCCGAAAACCTGTCATCGCCATGGTGAACGGTTTCGCATTGGGTGGGGGCTTGGAACTGGCGATGGCCTGCGATCTGAGGGTAGCAAGCGACAGGGCGCAGTTCGGACAACCCGAGATAACTTTGGGGATAATAACCGGGGCGGGTGGATCCTACAGGCTCCCTGAACTTGTAGGGAAAGCCAAAGCCAAGGAGCTTTTGTTTACGGGGGATCTCATAGGCGCTGACGAGGCCCTCAGGATAGGGCTGGTGAATAGAGTTGCCCCTCACGATAAACTGGAGGAGGAAACTAGGTCACTGGCTATGAAGGTAGCTGAGAGACCAGCGAAGGCCCTAGAGATATACAAGGCTCTCCTGAATGGCACCAAGTTGGATGCGGAGACCTTGGCTTTCGGGCTGGTATTCGGGACTGAGGACTCTAAGGAGGGAATAAACGCCTTCTTAGATAAGAGGAAGCCCGAGTTCAAGGGTAGATGATCTCCCATTCCTCATTTTCTTTTCTTTTTTGGGAAAAAGTAGGGGATCAGACCTGAACTATGTATATGTCCTTGCAAGCCTTCACAGCATCGTAGGGTATTGTCCTCCGCTCGCCCCTCCTTCCCGTGGAGACCACTAGGGCGGCCAACCTTCCCTCCACATCGTCGAAAACGAAATCCTCCGTTATCCCAAGATACTGACCATCGCTTGTATATACCTGCATCTCATAGAGTTCCGAAATCTTCCTAGCCATGGGATCACCTCAGAATGATCCTAGCGTCAACGACCTTTATCCCCTTCGGATATGCAATGACCGGATTTAAATCCATCTCAGCTATCTCCTCAATGTCAAGTCCCATCTGACCCACCTTTATGAGAGCATCCTTGAGGGCCTCCAGATCAACCGGTTCCATTCCCCTGAACCCGATAAGCAGCTTGTAGGCCTTGATCTCTTTAATCATGGAGTCCGCGTCGTATTCTGAGAGAGGAGCTACCCTGAAGGAGACATCCCTGTACACCTCGACGAATATACCGCCCAGTCCGAACATGACCGTGGGCCCGAACTGGGGATCCCTGATCAGACCTATTATCAACTCTAGGCCTTGGGGAGCGAACTCCTGAACGAGTATGCCAGTTATCCTCGCGTTAGGTACGTTGGCCTTCACGCTCTCCAGAATACCCCTGTAAGCATTTCTAACTTCTTCCTCAGTTTTCAGGTTAACCTTAACCCCTCCGATGTCACTCTTGTGGATGACATCTGGAGACACTATCTTCAAAACGACGGGAAATCCTATCTCTCTAGCGGCCTCGATAGCCTCATCCTCACTTCTAGCTAGGCGTATCTTGGTTACAGGTATTCCGTAACTAGCTATGAGCTCCTTGGCTTCATGCTCCAAGAGAACCTTCCTTCCCTCCTCCTTGGCCTTAGCAACGATCTCCCGGGGCTCCAATGAGATCACCGGTAGATCTGGCGGGCATAGTAAATAAAGTTGTCACGCTTGAGGGCCCCAAAATGGGAGAGGTCAGGGCCACCAGAGGCCCTTCTTCAACCTCTTCAGCTTGATAATGCTTCTAGTGACCCTTTTTGTGGGTCTATCCCTCTTAGCCCTCTTGACCTTCTCGGGTTTCTCCTCTTCCTTCTCTTCATCCTTCGGTCTCGCTCTCAAGGCCTCCTTTGGCACGTAGTACCTTCCAGCCCTGTCCTTCTCGAGCAGTCCGGTGACTACGAGGGCCTCGAGTCTGGAGTAGGCGAGCGATATGGGGACCTCGGCCTCTATCGCCACCTTCTCCAAACCGACGGGTCCACCATTGAAGTTCCTCAGTATGAGGTCTAACTCCCTTCTCATCTTCGGTGGAGCCTTCTTCACATACTCTAAGATCTCCTTCTCGGCATCCAGCACCTTATCGAACACGTACATGTCCACCCGACTCCTGCCGAGTATGACGGCCACATCGAGGCTTTTGGAGAGTAGCTCGAGTAGCCTCGCAGGATTGCCCTCAGCGATCCGATTGGCTGCAAGCACCACATCCTCCGTCAACGGATCGAGAGGGGACTCCGGTTCTCTGGCCCTGAACTTGCTCAACCTCTTGGAGACCAAGCTGATGGCCTCATCATCGGTTAG
Above is a window of Thermoproteota archaeon DNA encoding:
- a CDS encoding PRC-barrel domain-containing protein: MARKISELYEMQVYTSDGQYLGITEDFVFDDVEGRLAALVVSTGRRGERRTIPYDAVKACKDIYIVQV
- a CDS encoding acetate--CoA ligase family protein, whose product is MISLEPREIVAKAKEEGRKVLLEHEAKELIASYGIPVTKIRLARSEDEAIEAAREIGFPVVLKIVSPDVIHKSDIGGVKVNLKTEEEVRNAYRGILESVKANVPNARITGILVQEFAPQGLELIIGLIRDPQFGPTVMFGLGGIFVEVYRDVSFRVAPLSEYDADSMIKEIKAYKLLIGFRGMEPVDLEALKDALIKVGQMGLDIEEIAEMDLNPVIAYPKGIKVVDARIILR
- a CDS encoding 3-hydroxyacyl-CoA dehydrogenase NAD-binding domain-containing protein, with the protein product MVLLIRRIAVLGAGTMGHGIAQVAAMAGYEVVMRDIKEEFVQSGLNRIRASLEKFVKKGKISEEEVNEVLSRIRTTLDLEEAVRDADFVIEAIPEVFDIKADTFRTVDRVAPSHAVIATNTSSLPITELASVTSRPDKFVGMHFFNPPQLMKLVEVVRGAKTSDETINITVDLAKSMGKVPVVVAKDVPGFIVNRVLVRWLNEACLIMEREGVDKLLIDAALKGKAGLPMGAFELSDFIGLDVMRDIIDAMVQRGFILTPCKSWKELPEGGKLGRKSGQGFYDWSSGRPNIPADPDAPFDPVEILSMAINEAAWLVRSGVASAEDVDKAVVLGLNFPKGPLKMADEMGLDRVKAVIEAKKKRYGLPEYEVDPLITEKVGRGELGVKSGRGFFDYGLKEKEFGPVLYRETPPIAWIIINRPDKLNAINLDVVKGIMSALDEAESEAIRVVVITGEGRAFSAGADVTMFKELKPIEAFELSKRLNEAFRRIREFRKPVIAMVNGFALGGGLELAMACDLRVASDRAQFGQPEITLGIITGAGGSYRLPELVGKAKAKELLFTGDLIGADEALRIGLVNRVAPHDKLEEETRSLAMKVAERPAKALEIYKALLNGTKLDAETLAFGLVFGTEDSKEGINAFLDKRKPEFKGR